TGAATTGAAAGCGGCTCTGCAGGCGGGGCGTGAACGTCCTGACGAAGAGCAGACCGCCAGTGCCCAGACCAGCTCTGAAGCGTTGAACCGCATGATTGCCAACTTGAGCAAGCAGTACTCGCTCGACAATGCGGCGCCGGTGGGCAAGTACCTCAACATCGCTACGTAACCCGCCTACTGTAGGAGCTGTCGAGTGGAACGAGGCTGCGATCTTTTGATTTTGCTTTTTGAATTATTAGCAAGATCAACAGATCGTGGCGTTTGGCGGTTCTTGCATGTGTGTGAGGGGGGGTTGGGGGGGGCATATCCGTTGCTGCGGTAACGGCTGCTTAGGGTTCCGCCCTTACGGCGGGTCACTTTTTCCAGACGCCCGGAATGCCGGCCCAGAAAAAAGTAACCAAAAAGGCTGCCCCACTCAACACAATGAGCGCAAGCTCGAGTACCGCTCTTGATCTTGATCTCGGAGCCCGTCGGCAGGCTGAGTGGAGGGATTGATCCGGGGGTGGGAGCGCAGCGACCGTTTGGCGAAGCCAAACACATCGAGAGGAGGTGCAGCGCAGCAAACCGGAGGCGATGCCCCCGGATCAATCCCGCAGCGAAGGAACCCGAGCCACGGCGAGGGCCGAACGTCAGGGTAAAGACCTTTGGTTACTTTGGGGCGTTTGCCAAAGTGACCCGCCGTAAGGGCGGAACCGCCAGCCGCAACACCCGCAACAACGGATATGCTCCCAATCAAAAACCCTAACGGCGATCCTCAACCCGAGCCTGACTCTTACTCCAATCCGTCAACAAACTATAAGCAACAGCCAAAAGCGTAGGCCCGATAAACAACCCGATAAACCCAAACGCAAGCAACCCGCCAAACACCCCAAGCAACACAATCACCAACGGCAAATTCCCGCCACGACTGATCAGATAAGGCTTCAGCACGTTATCCACACCACTGATGATGAACGTCCCCCAGATCCCGAGAAACACCGCCATCCCATACTCACCCTTCCACGCCAGCCATGCCGTTGCCGGTACCCAGACCAACGGTGGCCCCATCGGAATCAGACTCAGGAGAAAGGTCACAATCCCCAACACCAATGCACCCGGCACCCCGGCAATCAAAAACCCGATCAACGCCAAAACCGCCTGCGCCGCCGCCGTACCAATCACCCCGTTGACCACCCGCTGCACCGTTCCGGCAACCAACTCGATGTAGTACCCGGCACGATCGCCGATCAAACGCTCCAGCAGACCGTGCACGAACGCCGCCAGACGCGGCCCGTCGCGATAGAAAAAGAACACAAAGACAATGCTCAGCGTCAGTTCAAGGATGCCGCCGCCGATCTGTGCACTGCGTGCCAGCAACCAGTTACCGACCTGCCCCAGATAAGGCTTGATCGACACCATCAACGCCGCGCCCTGCTGATCGATGCTGTTCCAGATCCCGACCAGCCGCCCACCTACAAGCGGCACACCGCCCAGCCAGGCTGGCGCCTCCGGCAGACCATCAACCTGCACATCCTTGATAAAGGCCGTGGCATCGCGCACATGATCGGCCAGATTGAACCCCAGCCAGACCAGCGGCGCCGCCACCAGCAACATCCAACCCAACGTCAGAATCGCGGCAGCCAGCGACTCACGACCATTGAGCAGCCGGGTCAAAAGACGCATCAGCGGCCAACTGGCAAACGCCAGCACCGCCCCCCAGAAAAGCGCCGACCAGAACGGCGCCATCACCCACAGGCTGGCGCCAAACAGCACCAGCAGCAGGATCTGCACCAGCAGTCGATCGTTATTGAGCATGTAAGGTCTCGAAAGTCATTCAGGCCAAGAATAGGCGAACATGCCGCGCATGCTCGCCCGCCAGAGCTTATCGCAACAGATCAATGCGCAGGCCAACGCCGTCGACATTGCCGGTTTCCATCCGCGCCGCGCGTACGCCCTGATTGATCAGCGCCTGGCGCCAGGCCTCGGCTTTAGGGCCGGACAGCGTGACTCGCTGCGTGGTATCGAGGTTCAAGCCACGGGAAATCAAGCGCAGCCAGGTGTCATCCGGATCATTGACGAGTTTGGGGAAATCCAGCTCGCCGGTGCTTTTGAGCTGGCGCAACAAGGTCGCCGAAGTCGGCAGCAACTCGCCCAATGGCGCACCCGCATCGAACTGTTCGACATGCAGATAGGCTTTGCGATTGCCGCGCGTGATGCTGTAGAGCGCCACCAGTGTGTTGTCCTTCGGTGCCGCCAACCTCAGCAACAGATAGGCCTGTTGCTCGTCGGAGCCATACAGCTTGGCATTACCGAACACCTCATTAGCCCACAGACTGCTTTCGCCACAGTCGCGCGCCTGACACCAGAACAGCAACTCGGCATCCTGCTTTTGCAGGGCCTCGCGGGCGGCGGTGAAGGCTTCGGTGGCGGAATGTTCGGCCGGCAACTCGTAAGTGACCGAGGTAGTCTGGCCACGGGCAGTGACTTGACCGTCAAAGCGCAACTGGCCGCTGATCTTGCGAATCGAGCCCAGCGGGTAGATTCGCTCCAGCTCCACGGGTGGGCGATAGTCGACGATTTGCGCATCGGCCAGACGCGGCACGATCTGCAGATCCTGACTGCCGGGCACATCGGCGGCGAACGAAATGGAACTGAAACAGCACAGCGCCAACAGACTGAGTGACCGCATAGTCAGGCTCATCGGATCGGCATGACTTGGCTATTCGGGGTCGCAGCGGTATAGAAATCCATCGTGGTTGTCTCCCATTTCAACCCGCCCAGCCTCGACAGTTGCCCGCTGCAAGTCAAGGAATGGCGAAGAAGCGATTGAAACAGTCTGCGACAAGGTCGGCACCGGCCTCGTCGTTGAGGTGCAAATGGTGCCCGCCCGGCAGCTGCTCACGGGTAAAGGGTAGACGCTCCAGCAGCTCCGGATGTTTGGCCAGCATGCCGTCAGCCGCGACCACCAATTGCGCCGGGCAACTGATGCGCTGCACGAAGGCCATGGCCTGCTCCTGAGTCAGGCGCAACGGCGAAGGCAGGGTCAGGCGATTGTCGGTGCGCCAGGTGTAACCACCGGGCACCGGCATCAAGCCGCGCTGAGCCAACAGTTCTGCGGCCTCACGACTGACCGCCACCAGGCCTTTCATCCGCGCTTCGATGGCACGGTCGAGGGTGTTGTAGACCGGTTTGCGCTTCTCGCGCAGATCCAGTTGTGCTTGCAGGGCCATGCCCATGCGCTCGGCAGCGTTTTCGCCCTTGTCCGTAGGAGGAATCACCCCGTCGATCAGCGCCAGATGGGTGATACGCTCCGGCAATGAGCCCGCCAGCACCAGCGAAACGATGGCGCCCATCGAATGCCCGAGCAGGCCGAAACGTTTCCAGCCCAGTTGTTCGGCAACTTGCAGCACATCATGGGCGTAGTCCCAAAGCGCATAACCGGCGCCCTTCGGTCGATGCCCGGAATGCCCATGCCCAGCCATGTCCAGCGCAATAATGCGCAGGCCTTTGAGCTTGGGCGCCAGGCGCGCGAAGCTGTTGGCGTTGTCGAGCCAGCCATGCAGGGCGATCACCGGCAACCCTTCCTCAGGGCCGAACAAATGCGCTGCCAGCTCGATATGCGGCAGACTCAGGCGCACCTCTTCGACTGTCTGGCTCATGCGCAATCCTTGTCCTGACGGCCTTCCCAGCGAGTAAACAGATTCTTCAGCAGCCGCGCGGTGTCTTGCGGTCGCTCAAGGGGAAACATATGGCCACCGGGCATGCTCAGTGCCTCTCCCTGGGCAAGGCGTGAAACAAAGCGGGTGTGATGGCGCATCACCACGCGACTCTTGTGCCCACGCACCACCGCCAACGGCACCTGCAACTGGCGAGTGCGGCCGGGGCTGGTGTGCGGCACGCCGCGATAAATGCTGATCTCGGTGGCCGGATCGAAGCGCAGACGCAGCTTGTCGCCGACCATGTGCAGGCCATGTTGCAGGTAAGCGTCGAAGCATTCCGGGTCAAAGCCACGAAACAGGCTCTTGCCGGCAAAGTAACTGCGCGCGCTGTCGAGGTCGGCAAACTCTTCGCGGCGGCCAAGGGTACGGCCGGCCGGGGTCAGTTTGTCGATGAAGCCGAAGCGCTTGGCGGCGCGGATCACCCATCGATCAGTGCGGGTCAGCACCGGTGAATCGAGCATCACCACGCCGCGGTACAACTCAGGGCAACGCAGTGCCGCGTGCAGATGCAGTACACCGCCGAAAGAATGGCCAACGCCCCACACCGGCTGGTCTTGTTGCTGCAGGTGATGGATCAGCTCATCGACGAGGTTGTACCAGTTGTCATCCGCCGGGAAACGCGGGTCATGGGCATGCTGCTCCAGATGCGCGACCCGATACTCGGGCGCCAGCGCCGCGAACAACTTGCCATAGGTGCCCGAAGGGAAACCGTTGGCGTGGGCGAAAAAGATCGGTTGCGACATGCGGGTACATCCATGGGCGAGAAACGTGGCGTTGATTGTCCGTAAGACCGAGGCCGGCGGCAATGACTGTAACTGCCAGGAATGATGACAGTCCGGTCAGTGTGATGGTGGGGTCAGAGAGATCGCTCCACCCCTCACCCCAGCGCTCTCCCTCCGGGTGGTCCGACGTTTCGGGAGGGCTAGGGTGAGGGGCTTACTCGACATCACCGCGCCGGCGGCTGCTCACCCAACGGCACCACCGCCATGGTCAATCGCGACACACAACTGGCCTTGCCTTCATCGCTGGTCAAACGGATATCCCAAACATGGGTCGTACGGCCGATATGAATCGGCTTGGCCACTGCCGTCACCCGACCACTGCGCAACCCACGCAAATGGTTGGCGTTGATCTCCAGCCCCACGCAATAAAACTTGCTCGCATCGATGCACAAATAGCTGGCCATCGAACCGACGGTTTCCGCCAGCACCACCGATGCCCCGCCATGCAGCAAGCCGTAAGGCTGGTGAGTGCGATGGTCGATGACCATGCTCGCCGTCAGCGATTGTTCATCGAACGCTTCGAAGCGGATATCGAGCACTTCGCCGATGGTGTTTTTCTGGATTGCGTTCAACTGCTCGATGTCGGGATTGGTACGCCACAAGCTCATCGCAGACTTCCTTTGTTGTTTTTAGTGGTCGCTCAATCCTGCCACAGCACCGCCTCGCTACGCTCGCTCCATTCTTCGAAGCGGGCACCGTAAGTGTCTTCGATGACGTTGCGCTTGATCTTCAGAGTCGGCGTGAGGAAGCCGTTTTCCACTGCCCAACTGTCCTTGACCACCACCAACCTGCGCAGGCGCTCGTGCTTGTCGAGCACGGCGTTGACTTCCTCCAGCAGTTTTTCCAGGCTCGAATGCAGGCTCGCACGTGGCTCCTCCTGATTGACGCTTGAGAGCACGCACAACCCCAGCGGTGCACTCAGGCCGTCACCGACCACGCATACCTGTTCGATGCGTGAATGCACGGCCAGGCGGTTTTCGATCGGTGCCGGAGCGACGTATTTGCCCTTGCTGGTCTTGAAAATCTCCTTCAACCGCCCGGTTAATCGCAGACGTCCCTCGGCATCCTGCTCGCCCTTGTCGCCAGTACGCAGGAAGCCATCTTCTGTGAGGGTTTCAGCGGTTTTCTGCGGTTCCTTGAAATAGCCGAGCATGTTCGCCCGACTGCGCACCTGCACCTCGCCTGACTCATCGATG
The sequence above is drawn from the Pseudomonas sp. FP2196 genome and encodes:
- a CDS encoding AI-2E family transporter, which encodes MLNNDRLLVQILLLVLFGASLWVMAPFWSALFWGAVLAFASWPLMRLLTRLLNGRESLAAAILTLGWMLLVAAPLVWLGFNLADHVRDATAFIKDVQVDGLPEAPAWLGGVPLVGGRLVGIWNSIDQQGAALMVSIKPYLGQVGNWLLARSAQIGGGILELTLSIVFVFFFYRDGPRLAAFVHGLLERLIGDRAGYYIELVAGTVQRVVNGVIGTAAAQAVLALIGFLIAGVPGALVLGIVTFLLSLIPMGPPLVWVPATAWLAWKGEYGMAVFLGIWGTFIISGVDNVLKPYLISRGGNLPLVIVLLGVFGGLLAFGFIGLFIGPTLLAVAYSLLTDWSKSQARVEDRR
- a CDS encoding DUF4892 domain-containing protein — its product is MRSLSLLALCCFSSISFAADVPGSQDLQIVPRLADAQIVDYRPPVELERIYPLGSIRKISGQLRFDGQVTARGQTTSVTYELPAEHSATEAFTAAREALQKQDAELLFWCQARDCGESSLWANEVFGNAKLYGSDEQQAYLLLRLAAPKDNTLVALYSITRGNRKAYLHVEQFDAGAPLGELLPTSATLLRQLKSTGELDFPKLVNDPDDTWLRLISRGLNLDTTQRVTLSGPKAEAWRQALINQGVRAARMETGNVDGVGLRIDLLR
- a CDS encoding alpha/beta hydrolase, which produces MSQTVEEVRLSLPHIELAAHLFGPEEGLPVIALHGWLDNANSFARLAPKLKGLRIIALDMAGHGHSGHRPKGAGYALWDYAHDVLQVAEQLGWKRFGLLGHSMGAIVSLVLAGSLPERITHLALIDGVIPPTDKGENAAERMGMALQAQLDLREKRKPVYNTLDRAIEARMKGLVAVSREAAELLAQRGLMPVPGGYTWRTDNRLTLPSPLRLTQEQAMAFVQRISCPAQLVVAADGMLAKHPELLERLPFTREQLPGGHHLHLNDEAGADLVADCFNRFFAIP
- a CDS encoding alpha/beta fold hydrolase; this translates as MSQPIFFAHANGFPSGTYGKLFAALAPEYRVAHLEQHAHDPRFPADDNWYNLVDELIHHLQQQDQPVWGVGHSFGGVLHLHAALRCPELYRGVVMLDSPVLTRTDRWVIRAAKRFGFIDKLTPAGRTLGRREEFADLDSARSYFAGKSLFRGFDPECFDAYLQHGLHMVGDKLRLRFDPATEISIYRGVPHTSPGRTRQLQVPLAVVRGHKSRVVMRHHTRFVSRLAQGEALSMPGGHMFPLERPQDTARLLKNLFTRWEGRQDKDCA
- a CDS encoding hotdog fold thioesterase; this encodes MSLWRTNPDIEQLNAIQKNTIGEVLDIRFEAFDEQSLTASMVIDHRTHQPYGLLHGGASVVLAETVGSMASYLCIDASKFYCVGLEINANHLRGLRSGRVTAVAKPIHIGRTTHVWDIRLTSDEGKASCVSRLTMAVVPLGEQPPAR